Proteins from a genomic interval of Gordonia sp. SL306:
- a CDS encoding SDR family oxidoreductase — MDIAGTSALVVGGAGGLGEATVRRLHAAGAHVVVADLADEKGKELEAELGVRYVRTDATSTDDVNAAIAEAEEAAPLRISVDTHGGPASGGRLVGKDGSPLDLDGFRTTIDVYLTGVFNVMRLSAAAIARQEATDTGRGVIVNTASIAAYEGQIGQLPYSAAKGGVVGMTLVAARDLSPLGIRVVTIAPGTFNTPAYGKHADQLEEHWGKQVPWPKRMGQSPEYAALVEHICSNDYLNGEVIRLDGALRFPPK, encoded by the coding sequence ATGGATATCGCGGGCACTTCAGCACTGGTGGTCGGCGGAGCCGGCGGACTGGGCGAGGCCACGGTCCGCCGCCTGCACGCGGCCGGAGCACATGTGGTGGTGGCAGACCTCGCCGACGAGAAGGGCAAGGAACTCGAGGCCGAACTCGGCGTGCGCTATGTCCGCACCGACGCGACATCGACCGATGACGTCAATGCCGCGATCGCCGAGGCCGAGGAGGCCGCCCCGTTGCGGATCTCCGTCGACACCCACGGCGGGCCGGCGTCGGGTGGACGACTCGTCGGAAAAGACGGCAGTCCTTTGGATCTCGACGGTTTCCGGACCACCATCGACGTCTACCTGACCGGCGTCTTCAACGTCATGCGGCTGTCGGCAGCCGCGATCGCACGTCAGGAGGCGACTGACACGGGCCGCGGCGTGATCGTGAACACGGCGTCGATCGCAGCGTACGAGGGACAGATCGGACAGCTGCCGTACTCGGCGGCGAAGGGCGGTGTGGTCGGCATGACACTCGTCGCCGCGCGCGACCTGTCGCCCCTCGGCATCCGGGTCGTCACGATCGCGCCGGGGACGTTCAACACCCCGGCATACGGAAAGCACGCCGATCAGCTGGAGGAGCACTGGGGCAAGCAGGTTCCCTGGCCCAAGCGAATGGGACAGTCGCCCGAGTACGCGGCGCTCGTGGAGCACATCTGCTCGAACGACTACCTCAACGGCGAGGTCATCCGCCTCGACGGCGCGCTGCGCTTCCCACCGAAGTGA
- a CDS encoding acyl-CoA dehydrogenase family protein, which translates to MLVEFDSDQRLWGKTVRELLAKECSPAWIRQVVDEDVDPAPLWATYVDQGWTELVEPAESVELAIALEGMGAATDPTPFLATVTQFAPLAGELAEPGRTGAAVPTGITAHLDDDGWLLSGTCRNVLDGDRAEQFAVVTAAGVFVIPAEVAIVTRVPCFDPLMHVADVTFPSVRVPDSRRNPVPDVARARAVALMGLSITMVGACQRILDLALEHVTNRQQFGVAIGSFQAVKHKAADMHVAVERARALAYYSALTIATGSADMRLAASMAKASAGECQSLVFRNGYQLFGAMGYTWENDLQFPLKRAKAGELMLGGSDEHRALITEEYRATQL; encoded by the coding sequence GTGCTCGTAGAGTTCGATTCCGACCAGCGGCTATGGGGTAAGACCGTACGGGAGCTGCTGGCGAAGGAATGCTCGCCGGCATGGATCCGGCAGGTGGTCGATGAGGACGTCGATCCGGCGCCACTCTGGGCGACGTATGTCGATCAGGGCTGGACGGAACTGGTGGAACCGGCCGAATCCGTCGAGCTCGCCATCGCCCTGGAAGGCATGGGCGCGGCGACCGATCCGACGCCGTTCCTCGCGACCGTGACCCAGTTCGCGCCACTGGCCGGGGAGCTGGCCGAACCCGGCAGGACGGGTGCGGCGGTCCCGACCGGTATCACCGCACATCTCGACGACGACGGGTGGTTGCTGTCGGGTACCTGCCGGAACGTTCTCGACGGCGACCGCGCCGAGCAGTTCGCCGTGGTGACCGCTGCAGGTGTGTTCGTGATCCCCGCGGAGGTCGCCATCGTGACGCGGGTGCCGTGCTTCGATCCGCTGATGCATGTCGCTGATGTCACGTTTCCGTCTGTGCGCGTACCGGATTCACGGCGCAACCCGGTTCCCGATGTCGCTCGGGCACGTGCCGTCGCGCTGATGGGGTTGTCCATCACGATGGTCGGTGCCTGCCAGCGCATCCTCGACCTCGCGCTCGAGCATGTGACCAACCGGCAGCAGTTCGGCGTCGCGATCGGCAGCTTCCAGGCCGTGAAGCACAAGGCAGCCGACATGCACGTCGCGGTGGAGCGGGCCCGGGCTCTCGCGTACTACAGCGCGTTGACGATCGCGACCGGCAGCGCCGACATGCGGTTGGCGGCGTCGATGGCGAAAGCCTCGGCGGGAGAGTGCCAATCGCTGGTGTTCCGCAACGGCTATCAGCTGTTCGGTGCGATGGGATACACGTGGGAGAACGATCTGCAGTTCCCACTCAAGCGTGCCAAGGCAGGAGAACTGATGCTCGGCGGTTCGGACGAACACCGGGCATTGATCACCGAGGAGTATCGTGCAACTCAACTTTGA
- a CDS encoding TetR/AcrR family transcriptional regulator, whose protein sequence is MTSANEEPAWKQRAVERSIKTAKLRAEQRVQRFLDAAQAIITEKGTTEFTVQEVVERSKQSLRSFYLQFDGKHELLLALFEDALSKSADQIRAAAATETDPIERVRVAVTLLFELSRPDPNAKRPLFSDFAPQLLLTHPTEVRVAHAPLVALLSEFLEEASDEDELREGLNPRRVAAMVMQTVMFIAQSSAPTEDPDNHPITADEVWEFCAQGFSRDA, encoded by the coding sequence ATGACAAGCGCGAACGAAGAGCCCGCATGGAAGCAGCGCGCAGTCGAGCGGTCGATCAAGACCGCCAAACTGCGTGCCGAACAGCGTGTGCAACGCTTCCTCGACGCTGCGCAGGCGATCATCACCGAGAAGGGCACCACCGAGTTCACGGTGCAGGAGGTCGTCGAGCGGTCGAAACAATCCTTGCGCAGTTTCTATCTTCAGTTCGACGGCAAGCACGAGTTGCTCCTCGCCCTGTTCGAGGACGCCCTCAGCAAGTCCGCCGACCAGATCCGGGCGGCCGCGGCCACCGAGACGGACCCCATCGAACGCGTCCGGGTCGCGGTGACCCTGCTGTTCGAGCTGTCTCGACCGGACCCGAATGCCAAGCGGCCCTTGTTCAGTGACTTCGCGCCGCAACTTCTCCTCACGCATCCGACCGAGGTGCGCGTCGCTCACGCGCCGCTGGTCGCACTGCTGTCAGAATTCCTCGAGGAGGCTTCGGACGAAGACGAACTGCGCGAGGGTCTGAATCCACGGCGCGTGGCCGCGATGGTCATGCAGACGGTCATGTTCATCGCCCAGTCGAGCGCGCCCACCGAGGACCCTGACAACCATCCCATCACCGCCGACGAGGTCTGGGAGTTCTGCGCGCAGGGATTCAGTCGCGACGCCTGA
- a CDS encoding acyl-CoA dehydrogenase family protein yields the protein MQLNFDADVEEFRAEFVAFLDEHLPTEAQAGRRTKSSSDIPDWAREWQRLQFDHGWLQPGNSPEFGGRNAGILQQYVHLVELSRRRIYHSYNPQGLGIIAASLLTFGTPEQKSKWAVRILRAEITASLGMSEPGAGSDLASLRTKARLEGDEFVVNGQKVWTSGAHDADVLLTFVRTDPDAPKHKGISAILIPTDLPGVTRRPFGAISSPTDLDFNEVFFEDVRVPAENLIGELNGGWHVANGSLGHERTLLWLSFAERLEDLLRDYRPETVLDRDRYATLVMDSYALRLLGSKALGRAARGEQDVPALSVLKLMGSEAVQNATEHALAASGENGLSHPGLTAPYNHMDLEMLYTSWFERYARSFGYTIAGGTSEIQRNVIAERVLGLPRR from the coding sequence GTGCAACTCAACTTTGACGCCGATGTCGAGGAGTTCCGGGCGGAGTTCGTCGCGTTCCTCGACGAGCATCTCCCCACCGAGGCGCAAGCCGGCCGTCGGACGAAATCCAGTTCGGACATACCGGATTGGGCCCGTGAGTGGCAACGCCTGCAATTCGATCACGGATGGCTACAGCCCGGGAATTCACCGGAGTTCGGTGGACGAAACGCCGGAATCCTGCAGCAGTACGTCCATCTCGTCGAGCTGTCACGGCGGCGCATCTACCACAGCTACAACCCGCAGGGGCTCGGCATCATCGCGGCTTCGCTGCTGACCTTCGGGACCCCGGAGCAGAAGAGCAAATGGGCGGTGCGCATCCTGCGTGCCGAGATCACGGCGTCGCTGGGGATGAGTGAGCCGGGGGCCGGCTCGGATCTGGCCTCCCTACGCACCAAGGCGCGACTCGAGGGCGACGAGTTCGTGGTGAACGGACAGAAGGTCTGGACGTCGGGAGCGCATGACGCCGACGTTCTGTTGACCTTCGTGCGCACCGACCCCGATGCGCCCAAACACAAGGGCATCAGCGCCATCCTGATCCCGACCGATCTGCCCGGCGTCACCCGCCGCCCGTTCGGGGCGATCTCGTCGCCCACGGATCTGGACTTCAACGAGGTCTTCTTCGAGGATGTGCGGGTGCCCGCCGAGAATCTGATCGGCGAGCTCAACGGGGGTTGGCACGTCGCCAACGGATCGTTGGGACACGAGCGAACCCTGTTGTGGCTCAGTTTTGCCGAGCGTCTGGAGGATCTGCTCCGCGACTACCGGCCGGAGACCGTACTCGACCGCGACCGCTACGCGACCCTCGTGATGGACTCGTATGCGCTCCGGTTGCTCGGCTCGAAGGCGCTGGGCCGGGCGGCCCGGGGTGAGCAGGATGTGCCCGCGTTGTCGGTGCTCAAGCTCATGGGTTCGGAAGCCGTGCAGAACGCGACCGAGCATGCCCTCGCCGCCTCAGGCGAGAACGGGCTGTCGCATCCCGGGCTGACCGCACCGTACAACCACATGGACCTCGAGATGCTGTACACCAGTTGGTTCGAACGCTATGCGCGCAGCTTCGGCTACACCATCGCCGGTGGCACCTCGGAGATCCAGCGGAACGTCATCGCGGAGCGAGTGCTCGGATTACCCAGGCGCTGA
- a CDS encoding acyl-CoA thioesterase, whose amino-acid sequence MATDWRELISVLELHDCTPIGVGAPDRSSATTGASSVSTSSCYRGTNLSLPYRRLFGGQLLAQFVAAAGVAAPEKTIRSIHANFLREGLVDEDVTYQVDHRHRGRSFDTLQISATQTDRLIAVATVAMHVADEGPDIQTIDPAPDLPGADNEITVGLLPWENRSFDDLDDPASAAPHHEMWMRTPAADDDRAYPCVAAYATDLTIIGTALRPLDGFSQGGNGTAFHSAVTSHTMWFHRPIRTDQWLLIRQDSPIIAGGRCYGRGDIITESGSLVASFAQEAVVRMPS is encoded by the coding sequence ATGGCAACTGACTGGCGCGAGCTGATCTCCGTTCTCGAATTGCATGACTGCACACCGATCGGTGTCGGCGCCCCCGACCGTTCCTCGGCCACCACCGGTGCTTCCTCGGTGTCCACCTCGAGTTGCTACCGCGGCACCAATCTCTCGCTCCCGTATCGGCGCCTGTTCGGCGGGCAGCTGCTCGCGCAGTTCGTGGCCGCGGCCGGCGTGGCCGCCCCGGAGAAGACCATCAGGTCGATACACGCCAACTTCTTGCGAGAGGGGCTGGTCGACGAGGACGTCACCTACCAGGTCGACCACCGACATCGCGGACGTTCCTTCGACACACTTCAGATCAGCGCCACCCAGACCGACCGACTCATCGCCGTGGCGACAGTCGCGATGCACGTCGCCGACGAGGGGCCCGACATCCAGACGATCGATCCCGCCCCTGATCTGCCCGGCGCCGACAACGAGATCACCGTCGGACTGTTGCCCTGGGAGAACCGGTCCTTCGACGACCTCGACGACCCGGCCTCTGCCGCACCGCATCACGAGATGTGGATGCGAACACCTGCGGCCGACGACGACCGTGCGTATCCGTGCGTCGCCGCGTACGCCACCGATCTCACCATCATCGGTACGGCGCTGCGACCGTTGGACGGATTCAGCCAGGGCGGCAACGGAACCGCCTTCCATTCGGCGGTGACCTCACACACGATGTGGTTCCATCGACCCATTCGCACCGACCAGTGGCTCCTGATCCGACAGGACAGCCCGATCATCGCGGGCGGACGGTGTTACGGCCGAGGCGACATCATCACCGAGAGTGGCTCGCTGGTCGCCTCTTTCGCGCAGGAGGCAGTTGTCAGGATGCCGTCGTGA
- a CDS encoding dihydrodipicolinate reductase, translating to MTAATTSPAVAGAATPRRHRCVQWATGNIGARSLRAIIEHPHLDLVGVYVTSLEKNGADAGDLCGVPPTGVKATDSVDDIIALTPDCVLYMPAALDVDDVVRLLAAGIDIVTTRGEFQRPASMDADLRERIEHACLAGGTSIHSTGSSPGFITEAIPLVLSSIQRRVDKIAIDEFADLSRRNSPDLLFGIMGFGGEAREFEDYRLEYLRGSFGPSLQLVAESIGMPLDSVEVHGEVGLTTREVSIAAGTLPAGSVGAQRITVSGMRGGREILRFRANWYCTSDIEPRWDLLATGWRVVVDGDAPLSVDINMPIDLDRMAETTPGYTANRAVNAVRHVCAAAPGIRTSVDLPQIVAELS from the coding sequence GTGACCGCGGCGACCACTTCGCCCGCGGTAGCGGGTGCTGCCACACCGCGCCGCCATCGGTGTGTCCAGTGGGCCACCGGCAACATCGGCGCCCGCTCGCTGCGCGCGATCATCGAGCACCCCCATCTCGATCTCGTCGGGGTGTACGTGACCTCTCTGGAGAAGAACGGAGCCGATGCAGGCGATCTGTGCGGAGTGCCGCCGACCGGGGTGAAGGCCACCGACAGTGTCGACGACATCATCGCACTGACACCCGACTGCGTCCTGTACATGCCCGCTGCGCTCGACGTCGACGACGTCGTCCGGCTTCTCGCGGCCGGGATCGACATCGTCACCACGCGCGGCGAGTTCCAACGTCCCGCGAGCATGGATGCCGACCTGCGTGAGCGTATCGAGCACGCATGCCTCGCCGGTGGTACGTCGATCCATTCGACCGGCAGCAGCCCGGGGTTCATCACCGAGGCGATTCCGTTGGTACTCAGCTCCATCCAGCGCCGCGTCGACAAGATCGCGATCGACGAGTTCGCAGATCTCTCCCGTCGGAACTCCCCCGACCTGCTCTTCGGCATCATGGGCTTCGGCGGCGAGGCGCGCGAATTCGAGGACTACCGTCTGGAGTACCTCCGCGGCAGCTTCGGTCCCTCGCTCCAGCTCGTCGCCGAGTCGATCGGGATGCCGCTGGATTCGGTCGAGGTACACGGTGAGGTCGGGCTGACGACGCGCGAGGTGTCGATCGCCGCGGGTACGCTGCCCGCGGGTTCGGTCGGCGCCCAACGGATCACGGTCTCCGGCATGCGAGGCGGCAGGGAGATCCTCCGTTTCCGCGCCAACTGGTACTGCACGTCCGACATCGAGCCACGGTGGGATCTCCTGGCCACCGGATGGCGCGTAGTCGTGGACGGTGACGCGCCGCTGTCCGTCGACATCAACATGCCGATCGACCTCGATCGGATGGCCGAGACCACGCCCGGCTACACCGCCAACCGAGCGGTGAACGCGGTACGCCACGTCTGCGCGGCCGCTCCGGGTATCCGCACCTCGGTCGACCTCCCGCAGATCGTCGCCGAACTCTCCTGA
- a CDS encoding thiolase family protein, with product MPEAVIVSARRTPIGTAFKGTLRDTDAFDLAEHTVAAVVEELGSAPVDDVILGEGLYGGGVIARHAAITAGLVDVPGLAVNRHCAAGLAAVQTAAGSIRAGMDTLILAGGVNSASTSPKSKFRVGEEWIEPWMSPTHPNQPDAPNKDMSITVGWNSAVAAGISRTEMDEWALRSHRNAIAAIDAGRFDDEIVPIKTVHGLFSVDEHPRRETSMEKLASLKPLHPEIEGFSITAGNASGANDAAAVLAIASDELGLPALATVRSWASVGVDPAQTGLSPVTAIPKALKRAGLSLSDVDLFEINEAFAANCVACVKLLDIDPEIVNVSGSGCSLGHPVAASGARMLTTLVYELRRRGGGIGVASMCAGGGIGSATVVEVHG from the coding sequence ATGCCTGAAGCCGTCATCGTTTCCGCTCGCCGGACGCCGATCGGAACCGCGTTCAAGGGAACACTGCGCGACACCGATGCCTTCGACCTCGCCGAACACACCGTCGCGGCCGTCGTCGAGGAGCTGGGTTCGGCCCCCGTCGACGACGTGATCCTCGGCGAGGGCCTCTACGGCGGCGGCGTGATCGCGCGTCACGCCGCGATCACGGCCGGCCTGGTCGACGTCCCGGGCCTCGCGGTCAACCGGCATTGCGCGGCCGGGCTGGCCGCGGTGCAGACCGCCGCCGGCAGCATCCGGGCAGGCATGGACACCTTGATCCTGGCCGGGGGCGTCAATTCCGCGTCCACCTCGCCGAAGTCGAAGTTCCGGGTGGGTGAGGAGTGGATCGAGCCCTGGATGTCGCCGACCCATCCCAATCAGCCTGACGCGCCGAACAAGGACATGTCGATCACCGTCGGTTGGAATTCGGCTGTTGCGGCGGGTATCTCGCGGACCGAGATGGACGAGTGGGCGCTGCGCTCGCATCGCAACGCGATCGCCGCGATCGATGCCGGGCGCTTCGACGACGAGATCGTGCCGATCAAGACCGTCCACGGTCTGTTCTCCGTCGACGAACATCCGCGGCGGGAGACGAGCATGGAGAAGCTGGCATCGCTCAAACCTCTCCACCCCGAGATCGAGGGCTTCTCCATCACCGCGGGTAACGCCAGCGGCGCGAACGACGCGGCTGCGGTACTCGCGATCGCCAGTGACGAACTCGGACTTCCGGCGCTGGCCACGGTTCGGTCGTGGGCGTCGGTGGGTGTCGATCCGGCACAGACCGGCCTGTCGCCGGTGACCGCGATCCCGAAAGCGCTGAAGCGCGCAGGACTCTCGCTGTCGGACGTCGACCTGTTCGAGATCAACGAGGCTTTCGCCGCGAACTGCGTCGCGTGCGTGAAGCTGCTCGACATCGATCCCGAGATCGTCAACGTGAGTGGCAGCGGGTGCTCGCTCGGGCACCCGGTCGCGGCGAGCGGCGCCCGGATGCTGACCACGCTGGTCTATGAATTGAGAAGGCGTGGAGGGGGTATCGGCGTCGCATCGATGTGTGCAGGCGGCGGCATCGGATCGGCTACGGTCGTCGAGGTCCATGGCTGA
- the meaB gene encoding methylmalonyl Co-A mutase-associated GTPase MeaB, with the protein MADEKSLRASVDDQLAAARGGSARAAGKLLTLVEGAGRDMVLEAIGPAAQSISAIGITGPPGAGKSTTITALVAAYRSAGKRVAVLAVDPTSPYSGGALLGDRIRMTQHIDDRDVFIRSMATRGHLGGLASAVPAAIRLLEALDYDVVLVETVGVGQSEVEVSAVSDPTVVILNPGAGDAVQAAKAGLLEVADLLVVNKADREGADQTVRDLRMESSVPVMTLVASRGEGVSELVEAIENHRRDDDPVRRAARLRGQILSLAMTRLRMHPALSELVDAVVSGGMDPYTAAEKLIAPV; encoded by the coding sequence ATGGCTGACGAGAAATCGCTGCGCGCGTCCGTCGACGATCAGTTGGCGGCCGCGCGAGGCGGATCGGCGCGCGCGGCCGGTAAGCTGCTCACCCTCGTCGAGGGTGCCGGGCGGGACATGGTGCTGGAGGCGATCGGACCGGCAGCACAATCGATCTCCGCTATCGGGATCACCGGGCCGCCGGGTGCCGGGAAGTCCACCACCATCACGGCACTCGTCGCCGCCTATCGATCGGCGGGAAAGCGTGTCGCGGTTCTCGCGGTCGATCCGACCTCGCCGTACAGCGGAGGCGCCCTGCTGGGCGACCGGATCCGGATGACCCAGCACATCGACGACCGGGACGTGTTCATCCGGTCGATGGCGACCCGCGGCCATCTCGGGGGTCTCGCCTCTGCGGTGCCGGCCGCCATCCGGCTCCTCGAGGCACTGGACTACGACGTCGTCCTGGTCGAGACCGTGGGAGTGGGCCAGTCGGAGGTGGAGGTGTCCGCGGTCTCCGATCCCACCGTCGTCATCCTCAACCCTGGTGCGGGCGACGCGGTCCAAGCGGCGAAGGCCGGTCTGCTCGAGGTCGCCGACCTGCTGGTGGTGAACAAGGCGGATCGGGAAGGCGCCGATCAGACGGTGCGAGACCTGCGAATGGAGTCGTCGGTGCCGGTGATGACGCTCGTCGCCTCGCGGGGAGAGGGAGTGAGCGAGCTGGTGGAGGCGATCGAGAATCATCGTCGCGACGACGACCCGGTGCGCCGCGCGGCCCGATTGCGGGGCCAGATCCTGTCACTCGCGATGACCCGGCTGCGCATGCACCCGGCGTTGTCGGAGCTCGTCGACGCCGTGGTGTCCGGTGGGATGGACCCGTACACGGCGGCCGAGAAACTCATCGCCCCCGTCTAG
- a CDS encoding SDR family NAD(P)-dependent oxidoreductase translates to MTVLDGKVAFVAGASRGIGAAVAAALASAGAAVAVAARTETVGRVPGTIHDVAQSITAAGGTALPVACDITDEQSVAAAFDTTVDEFGGVDIVVANAGVLWLGPVESTPLKRWQLCLDVNLTGTFLVTKAAIPHLRARGGGSLLAVTTSGVGMIDRGANAYWVSKAAVERLYLGLAHDLRDDDVAVNCLSPTRVVLTEGWQAAGGGREIPPEMVEPPETMGHAATILAAQRADGITGTVQRSEELLAAYPSAARRF, encoded by the coding sequence GTGACCGTCCTCGACGGCAAGGTCGCCTTCGTCGCCGGCGCGAGCCGGGGCATCGGGGCGGCCGTCGCCGCGGCACTGGCCTCGGCCGGTGCCGCGGTGGCGGTGGCGGCCCGAACCGAGACGGTCGGACGCGTCCCGGGCACGATCCACGATGTTGCCCAGTCGATCACCGCGGCGGGCGGTACGGCGCTCCCGGTCGCATGCGACATCACCGACGAACAATCGGTGGCCGCGGCGTTCGACACCACCGTCGACGAGTTCGGCGGCGTCGACATCGTGGTCGCGAACGCAGGTGTGCTGTGGCTCGGGCCCGTGGAGTCCACACCGCTCAAACGATGGCAGCTCTGCCTCGACGTGAACCTGACCGGGACGTTCCTGGTGACCAAGGCCGCGATCCCGCATCTGCGCGCGCGGGGCGGCGGCTCCCTGCTGGCGGTCACGACGAGCGGAGTCGGGATGATCGACCGTGGCGCGAATGCCTACTGGGTGTCCAAGGCAGCGGTCGAGCGGCTCTATCTCGGCCTGGCACACGATCTTCGCGACGACGACGTCGCGGTCAACTGTCTGAGCCCCACCCGGGTGGTTCTCACCGAGGGCTGGCAGGCCGCAGGCGGCGGACGGGAGATCCCGCCGGAGATGGTCGAGCCACCGGAGACCATGGGCCATGCCGCGACGATCCTGGCCGCACAGCGCGCCGACGGCATCACCGGAACGGTCCAGCGTTCCGAGGAACTGCTGGCCGCCTACCCCTCAGCCGCCCGGCGATTCTGA
- a CDS encoding class I adenylate-forming enzyme family protein, with protein sequence MNITMILEMTSEVDDRLVITSGGRSVTAVELAVLARRAAHSFAGHSAVLYEGVNDLAYPVALFGAAFAGIPFVPLNYRLSDTALAGLEGKHPDAVILRSGELDRWLTGLDDRPDPAPDELTADLSDPDSVAVVIYTSGTTSEPKAAVLRQRHLLAYVFNTLEFNSAAVEDAALVAVPPYHIAGLTNLMSNLYTGRRIVYATGFDAAQWIDTVRSESVTHAMLVPTMLARVIDALPADGVGLPSLKNLAYGGARTPRSVIEGALRALPDTNFVNAYGLTETASSIAVLAPDDHRVAIESDDAAIRGRLGSVGRPLPGIEVTIRDENGEQLPAGDEGLVFVRGDQISGEYGGRSVLDGEGWFPTRDLGRLDDDGYLYIEGRADDTIIRGGENIAPAEIEDVLMEHPAVAEAAVVGVADPEWGQRLVAVVVGEGDAEEIRAWVRDRLRSSKTPDSIVFTPVLPRTETGKLLRRNLMNDLATAEQNPELEKNNA encoded by the coding sequence ATGAACATCACCATGATCCTCGAAATGACGTCAGAAGTCGATGACAGATTGGTCATCACCTCTGGCGGACGCTCCGTGACCGCGGTGGAACTCGCCGTGCTGGCGCGGCGAGCGGCACATTCGTTCGCCGGGCACTCGGCGGTGCTCTACGAAGGCGTCAACGACCTCGCCTACCCGGTGGCGCTCTTCGGGGCGGCATTCGCGGGTATCCCGTTCGTGCCGCTCAACTACCGGCTCAGCGACACCGCGCTCGCGGGACTCGAGGGCAAGCATCCCGACGCGGTGATCCTGCGATCGGGCGAGCTCGACCGCTGGCTCACCGGTCTCGACGATCGTCCCGATCCGGCACCAGACGAGCTCACCGCGGACCTGTCGGATCCCGACTCGGTCGCCGTCGTGATCTACACGAGCGGGACGACGTCGGAGCCCAAGGCGGCGGTCCTACGCCAACGGCATCTGTTGGCGTATGTGTTCAACACACTCGAGTTCAACTCCGCGGCGGTCGAGGACGCGGCGCTCGTCGCGGTGCCGCCCTATCACATCGCCGGACTCACGAACCTGATGTCCAATCTCTACACCGGCCGTCGGATCGTCTACGCGACGGGATTCGATGCCGCGCAATGGATCGACACGGTGCGATCCGAGTCGGTCACCCACGCCATGCTGGTGCCGACGATGCTCGCCCGGGTGATCGACGCGTTGCCTGCCGACGGTGTGGGGCTGCCCTCGCTGAAGAATCTCGCCTATGGCGGCGCGCGGACGCCCCGATCCGTGATCGAGGGTGCGCTGCGGGCGCTGCCGGACACGAATTTCGTGAATGCCTATGGACTCACCGAGACCGCGTCCTCGATCGCGGTGCTCGCTCCCGACGACCACCGGGTGGCCATCGAATCCGACGATGCCGCGATCCGCGGTCGTCTCGGTTCCGTGGGACGACCGCTACCCGGCATCGAGGTCACCATCCGTGACGAGAACGGCGAGCAACTGCCGGCGGGGGACGAGGGGCTCGTGTTCGTCCGGGGCGATCAGATCTCGGGTGAGTACGGCGGCCGGAGCGTGCTCGACGGCGAGGGCTGGTTTCCGACACGTGATCTCGGCCGCCTCGACGACGATGGGTACCTCTACATCGAGGGCCGGGCCGACGACACCATCATCCGGGGCGGTGAGAACATCGCGCCTGCCGAGATCGAGGACGTGTTGATGGAGCATCCCGCGGTCGCCGAGGCGGCCGTCGTCGGTGTGGCAGACCCGGAGTGGGGACAACGGCTGGTGGCCGTCGTCGTCGGCGAGGGAGACGCCGAGGAGATCAGGGCCTGGGTCCGCGACCGGTTGCGCTCGTCCAAGACGCCGGACTCGATCGTGTTCACACCCGTCCTGCCGCGCACCGAAACCGGAAAACTGCTGCGCCGCAATCTGATGAATGACCTGGCAACCGCTGAGCAGAACCCCGAACTGGAGAAGAACAATGCCTGA
- a CDS encoding enoyl-CoA hydratase, which translates to MNILYDVKDKIATITLNRPEVANAQNAELLDELDAAWTRAADDPDVSVIVLRGEGKHFSSGHDLNGGGPRPDKITLEMVYGTEARRYLDYSLRWRNIPKPSIAAVQGRCIAGGLLLCWPCDLIIASEDAKFSDPVVMMGIGGVEYHGHTWELGPRKAKEILFTGRPVTAVEAEQTGMVNLVVPRDELDARTAEMAARIATMPPFALRQAKRAVNQTLDVQGFYAAIQSVFDIHQTGHGNALSMSGFPVLVHLDEMKGRMS; encoded by the coding sequence ATGAACATCTTGTATGACGTGAAGGACAAGATCGCGACTATCACGCTGAATCGTCCGGAGGTGGCCAACGCCCAGAACGCCGAGCTCCTCGACGAGCTGGACGCGGCGTGGACCAGGGCAGCCGACGATCCGGACGTCAGTGTGATCGTCCTGCGTGGCGAGGGTAAGCACTTCTCCTCCGGACACGACCTCAACGGTGGCGGCCCCAGGCCGGACAAGATCACCCTGGAGATGGTCTACGGCACCGAGGCCCGGCGATACCTCGACTACAGCCTGCGTTGGCGCAACATCCCCAAGCCGAGTATCGCTGCGGTGCAGGGTCGTTGCATCGCAGGTGGTCTTCTGCTCTGTTGGCCTTGCGACCTGATCATCGCATCGGAGGACGCCAAGTTCTCCGATCCCGTCGTGATGATGGGTATCGGTGGCGTCGAATATCACGGCCACACCTGGGAACTGGGCCCGCGCAAGGCCAAGGAGATCCTCTTCACCGGACGCCCGGTCACGGCCGTGGAGGCGGAACAGACCGGCATGGTGAACCTGGTGGTCCCACGAGATGAGCTCGATGCGCGGACCGCGGAGATGGCGGCCAGGATCGCGACCATGCCCCCGTTCGCCTTGCGCCAGGCCAAGCGGGCCGTCAACCAGACGCTCGATGTCCAGGGCTTCTATGCGGCGATCCAGTCGGTGTTCGACATCCATCAGACCGGACACGGAAATGCGCTGAGCATGAGTGGGTTTCCCGTGCTCGTCCATCTCGACG